One Streptomyces coeruleorubidus DNA segment encodes these proteins:
- a CDS encoding Cys-Gln thioester bond-forming surface protein, whose translation MFASFSAVFVRRRGAARLGAATLVSGLVAAGVLAGAGQATAEETTGSQGGATATTAGLKTYGTAVIHGDTGDQQVSAGLFEMSVEGGGMLQTYCVDLHNPTQRDAEYHETPWSGTSLGANKDAGRIRWILQNSYPQVNDLAALARKAGVRGALTEQDAAAGTQVAIWRYSDDVAVDALDPQAEQLADYLEKNARSRPEPRASLTLDPPAVSGRPGERLGPVTVHTNARSVTVSPPADAATSGVRIVDRQGKAVTSTSDGGQVFFEVPEDAASGTAELTVQASTTVPVGRAFASESRSQTQILAGSSESTVSATAGATWAKQGAIPALSAAKNCAEGGVDIIASNKGDEPFTFELAGFEHTIAAGESRTVTVPLQEDQAYDFTIHAPGGFTQRFTGMLDCRIQGSETGPATQTLSEPSPASVDGAATDTNLAETGGSGVTPLIAGIAIALVVIGGTTLIVLRRRGTPTGD comes from the coding sequence GTGTTTGCTTCGTTCTCTGCGGTGTTCGTACGCAGGCGAGGGGCTGCCCGCCTCGGCGCCGCGACGCTCGTGTCCGGGCTCGTCGCCGCGGGCGTGCTGGCCGGCGCCGGCCAGGCGACCGCCGAGGAGACCACGGGGAGTCAGGGCGGGGCGACGGCGACGACAGCCGGGCTCAAGACGTACGGCACCGCGGTGATACACGGCGACACCGGGGACCAGCAGGTGTCGGCGGGCCTGTTCGAGATGTCCGTCGAGGGCGGCGGCATGCTCCAGACGTACTGCGTCGACCTGCACAACCCGACGCAGCGGGACGCCGAGTACCACGAGACGCCCTGGAGCGGCACGTCCCTGGGCGCCAACAAGGACGCCGGCCGGATCCGCTGGATCCTTCAGAACTCCTACCCGCAGGTGAACGACCTCGCGGCGCTGGCGCGGAAGGCGGGCGTCCGTGGCGCGCTGACCGAGCAGGACGCGGCGGCCGGCACGCAGGTGGCGATCTGGCGGTACTCGGACGACGTGGCCGTCGACGCCCTCGACCCGCAGGCCGAGCAGCTCGCGGACTACCTGGAGAAGAACGCCCGGAGCCGGCCCGAGCCCCGGGCCTCGCTCACCCTCGACCCGCCGGCGGTCTCCGGCCGGCCGGGGGAGCGGCTGGGCCCGGTGACGGTGCACACCAACGCCCGCAGCGTGACGGTGAGTCCGCCCGCGGACGCCGCCACGAGCGGGGTCCGGATCGTCGACAGGCAGGGCAAGGCCGTCACCTCCACGTCCGACGGCGGGCAGGTGTTCTTCGAGGTGCCCGAGGACGCGGCGTCCGGCACGGCAGAACTGACCGTGCAGGCCTCGACGACCGTGCCCGTCGGCCGTGCCTTCGCCTCCGAGAGCCGGAGCCAGACGCAGATCCTGGCCGGTTCCAGTGAGTCGACGGTGTCGGCCACGGCGGGGGCGACGTGGGCGAAGCAGGGCGCGATCCCGGCACTGTCGGCGGCGAAGAACTGCGCCGAGGGCGGTGTGGACATCATCGCCTCCAACAAGGGCGACGAGCCGTTCACCTTCGAACTGGCGGGCTTTGAGCACACCATCGCCGCGGGCGAGTCCCGAACGGTGACGGTCCCGCTCCAGGAGGACCAGGCGTACGACTTCACGATCCACGCCCCGGGCGGCTTCACCCAGCGCTTCACCGGCATGCTGGACTGCCGGATCCAGGGCAGCGAGACCGGCCCGGCCACACAGACCCTCAGCGAACCGAGCCCGGCCTCGGTGGACGGCGCGGCCACGGACACCAACCTCGCCGAAACCGGCGGCTCCGGAGTCACCCCCCTCATCGCCGGCATCGCCATCGCCCTGGTCGTGATCGGCGGAACGACCCTGATCGTGCTGCGCCGCAGGGGGACAC
- a CDS encoding single-stranded DNA-binding protein, which yields MNETMVCAVGRVATQPVYREMASGPSARFRMAVTARYWDREKNMWTDGHTNFFTVWANRQLATNAAASLTVGEPVIVQGRLKVRTDVREGQSWTSADIDAVAIGHDLAWGTSAFRRAGKSETASSPTQPEPNWETPPGGSPDPTDAASQQPPEPAVLT from the coding sequence ATGAACGAGACGATGGTCTGCGCGGTCGGCAGGGTGGCGACGCAGCCGGTGTACCGGGAGATGGCGTCCGGCCCGTCGGCGAGGTTCCGGATGGCCGTGACCGCCCGCTACTGGGACCGCGAGAAGAACATGTGGACGGACGGGCACACCAACTTCTTCACGGTGTGGGCCAATCGCCAGCTCGCCACGAACGCGGCGGCGTCGCTGACGGTGGGCGAGCCCGTGATCGTCCAGGGCAGGCTGAAGGTGCGGACCGACGTGCGCGAGGGGCAGAGCTGGACCTCGGCTGACATCGACGCGGTAGCGATCGGTCACGACCTGGCCTGGGGCACCTCGGCGTTCCGCCGCGCAGGCAAGTCGGAGACGGCGTCCTCGCCGACGCAGCCGGAACCCAACTGGGAGACCCCGCCGGGTGGTTCGCCGGATCCGACGGACGCCGCCTCGCAACAGCCCCCGGAACCAGCCGTATTGACGTGA
- a CDS encoding GTP-binding protein, which yields MTAVTDQDHTERSDQPGDADKARAAENPSAKALESASQSAAQRDSESASQSAPENVSGGESADDAHARVPGGDSSSRTDPRADPRADPRTDPRTDPRTDSRADSGTDPRTDSSVAWDDGLIARRVDEATATHQYAVLDSRTAVPPTVSPLVYDGPLRSRLEALRELVGLSRTRLDSRTLAEAGRVLDEASARRRLSGQHTVVAIAGATGSGKSQLFNALAGVAISETGVRRPTTAAPIACSWSDGAASLIERLGIPPRLRRRPLPTGDGESQLRGLVLIDLPDHDSAAVQHREHVDRILALVDAVIWVVDPEKYADAVLHERYLRPMAAHAEVMFVVLNQIDRLPAEAAEQVLDDLRRLLDEDGIALGEYGEPGTTVLALSALTGDGVGELREALGQFVAERTAPARRISADVDIAAARLWPVYATRRRTGLSEQAREEFADRLADAVGATAAGEAAERAWLRNANRACGTPWLRLWRWYQDRGEPATGRLPSRTQADEEATARQRVEQAVRTVADRASAGLPAPWALAVREAAVRGSQGLPEALDELSVRAGVPTGRPPRPGWWPVAVLSQASMTILQFLGGLWLLGQIVGVMSPNLGVPVLLMVIGIVGGPLIEWSCRMAARGPARRYGLEAERRLREAAAGCGRARVLDPVAAELLRYREVREQYGRVVRVGR from the coding sequence GTGACCGCCGTCACTGACCAGGACCACACCGAGCGCTCCGACCAGCCGGGCGACGCGGACAAGGCGAGAGCCGCCGAGAACCCATCGGCGAAGGCCCTCGAGAGCGCATCCCAGAGCGCAGCCCAGCGCGACTCCGAGAGCGCATCCCAGAGCGCCCCCGAGAACGTCTCCGGGGGCGAGAGCGCGGATGACGCCCACGCGCGCGTGCCGGGCGGCGACTCCTCCTCCCGTACGGATCCCCGTGCGGATCCCCGTGCGGATCCCCGTACGGATCCCCGTACGGATCCCCGTACAGACTCCCGTGCGGACTCCGGTACGGATCCCCGTACGGACTCCTCGGTCGCCTGGGACGACGGGCTCATCGCACGGCGGGTCGACGAGGCCACCGCAACACACCAGTACGCCGTGCTCGACAGCCGTACCGCCGTCCCGCCGACGGTGTCCCCGCTGGTGTACGACGGGCCGCTGCGTTCCCGGCTGGAGGCGCTGCGCGAACTGGTGGGGCTCTCCCGCACCCGGCTGGACAGCCGGACGCTGGCGGAGGCGGGCCGGGTGCTCGACGAGGCGTCCGCGCGGCGCAGGCTCTCCGGGCAGCACACCGTCGTCGCCATCGCGGGCGCCACGGGCAGCGGCAAGTCGCAGCTGTTCAACGCGCTCGCCGGGGTGGCCATCTCGGAGACGGGAGTACGCCGTCCCACCACCGCGGCGCCCATCGCGTGCAGTTGGAGCGACGGGGCCGCGAGCCTCATCGAACGGCTCGGCATCCCGCCCCGGCTGCGCCGGCGTCCGCTGCCGACCGGGGACGGGGAGTCCCAGCTGCGCGGACTCGTCCTCATCGACCTGCCCGACCACGACTCCGCGGCCGTACAGCACCGCGAGCACGTGGACCGCATCCTGGCGCTCGTCGACGCGGTCATCTGGGTCGTCGACCCGGAGAAGTACGCCGACGCCGTCCTCCACGAGCGCTATCTGCGGCCGATGGCGGCCCACGCGGAGGTCATGTTCGTCGTCCTCAACCAGATCGACCGGCTGCCCGCGGAGGCCGCCGAGCAGGTCCTCGACGATCTGCGGCGGCTGCTCGACGAGGACGGCATCGCCCTCGGCGAGTACGGCGAACCGGGTACGACCGTGCTCGCGCTGTCCGCGCTCACCGGCGACGGCGTCGGTGAGCTGCGGGAGGCGCTCGGCCAGTTCGTCGCGGAGCGCACGGCGCCGGCCCGCCGTATCTCGGCCGACGTGGACATCGCGGCGGCGCGGCTGTGGCCCGTCTACGCCACCCGGCGGCGGACCGGGCTCAGTGAACAGGCCCGGGAGGAGTTCGCGGACCGGCTCGCGGACGCGGTGGGCGCCACGGCGGCGGGCGAGGCCGCCGAACGCGCGTGGCTGCGCAACGCCAACCGCGCCTGTGGTACGCCCTGGCTGCGGTTGTGGCGCTGGTATCAGGACCGCGGCGAGCCCGCCACGGGGCGGCTCCCCTCGCGCACGCAGGCCGATGAGGAGGCCACCGCACGGCAGCGGGTCGAGCAGGCGGTACGGACGGTGGCCGACCGGGCCTCGGCCGGCCTGCCCGCGCCCTGGGCGCTGGCGGTGCGCGAGGCGGCCGTCCGCGGCTCCCAGGGGCTGCCCGAGGCGCTGGACGAGCTGAGCGTGCGCGCGGGAGTGCCGACGGGGCGGCCACCGCGGCCGGGGTGGTGGCCGGTGGCCGTGCTGTCCCAGGCGTCCATGACGATCCTGCAGTTCCTGGGCGGCCTGTGGCTGCTGGGCCAGATCGTCGGGGTCATGTCGCCGAACCTGGGCGTGCCGGTGCTGCTGATGGTGATCGGCATCGTCGGCGGCCCGCTCATCGAGTGGAGCTGCCGGATGGCGGCGCGGGGGCCGGCCCGCCGCTACGGCCTCGAGGCGGAACGCCGGTTGCGGGAGGCGGCTGCCGGGTGCGGGAGGGCCCGGGTGCTGGATCCGGTGGCGGCGGAGCTGCTGCGGTATCGGGAGGTTCGGGAGCAGTACGGGAGGGTGGTGCGGGTGGGGAGGTGA
- a CDS encoding dynamin family protein → MVTLDVRPQLLDALSALRDRVAAARFPLPLAGAPRARARRDELLAQLDDYLVPRLRDPEAPLLTVVGGSTGAGKSTLVNSLVGRRVSEAGVLRPTTRTPVLVCHPEDHHWFSGMRVLPDLTRVWVPQQDPTDDLLLPGENPARVLRIETVETLPPGLALLDAPDIDSLVSDNRVLAAELICAADIWIMVTTAARYADAVPWHMLRTAKEYDVTLVTVLDRVPHQVVAEVSRQYGALLTKAGLGQVPRFTVPELPESAWGGGLLPASAVAQLRTWLVHQVQDPAARQQVVARTAHGVLDSLKSRMPELAGAAAAQYAAALRLTAAVDGAYDSEHKRVRGRLQAGAVLAGDALKRWRAFPLDCTADELLDALVESLSTLLLCAVTAADERIDDAWRREPAAAAPGLADREPAAESAEHRIGLAVRRWRRELEEYAEDEVRELDRNLAPDPELVAALVATSLLGGRRGRTAGEGLAERIGAHGALRLRDRAGRLLTEHVDRVLHAERERRLAPLDALDVHPEPQAELIAALSVLQKER, encoded by the coding sequence GTGGTGACCTTGGACGTACGGCCTCAGCTGCTCGACGCACTCTCCGCCCTGCGCGACCGTGTCGCCGCCGCACGCTTCCCGCTGCCCCTGGCGGGGGCCCCACGCGCGCGTGCCAGACGCGACGAACTGCTCGCCCAGCTCGACGACTACTTGGTGCCCCGGCTGAGAGACCCCGAAGCGCCACTTCTGACCGTCGTGGGGGGCTCCACGGGAGCCGGGAAGTCCACGCTGGTGAACTCCCTCGTGGGACGGCGGGTCAGTGAGGCCGGGGTGCTGCGGCCGACGACACGGACACCCGTGCTGGTCTGCCATCCGGAGGACCATCACTGGTTCAGCGGCATGCGGGTGCTGCCCGATCTCACCCGCGTGTGGGTACCCCAGCAGGACCCCACGGACGATCTGTTGCTCCCGGGCGAGAACCCCGCGCGCGTGTTGCGCATCGAGACCGTCGAGACGCTGCCGCCCGGCCTCGCCCTCCTCGACGCCCCCGACATCGACTCCCTGGTCTCCGACAACCGCGTCCTGGCCGCCGAGCTCATCTGCGCGGCCGACATCTGGATCATGGTCACCACGGCCGCCCGCTACGCCGACGCCGTGCCGTGGCACATGCTGCGCACCGCCAAGGAATACGACGTCACCCTCGTCACCGTCCTGGACCGGGTGCCCCACCAGGTGGTCGCCGAGGTGTCGCGGCAGTACGGGGCGCTGCTCACCAAGGCCGGACTCGGGCAGGTGCCGCGGTTCACCGTGCCCGAACTGCCCGAGTCGGCCTGGGGCGGCGGGCTGCTGCCGGCCAGCGCCGTGGCCCAGCTGCGCACCTGGCTGGTCCACCAGGTCCAGGACCCGGCGGCCCGGCAGCAGGTCGTGGCCCGCACCGCGCACGGCGTCCTCGACTCCCTCAAGTCCCGGATGCCCGAGCTGGCCGGCGCCGCCGCCGCACAGTACGCGGCCGCGCTGCGGCTCACCGCCGCCGTCGACGGGGCGTACGACAGCGAGCACAAACGCGTGCGGGGCCGTTTGCAGGCCGGGGCGGTGCTCGCCGGGGACGCCCTGAAGCGGTGGCGCGCCTTCCCCCTGGACTGCACCGCCGACGAGCTCCTCGACGCGCTCGTGGAGAGCCTGAGCACGCTGCTGCTGTGCGCCGTCACCGCCGCCGACGAGCGCATCGACGACGCCTGGCGGCGCGAACCCGCGGCGGCCGCACCCGGGCTCGCCGACCGCGAACCCGCCGCGGAGAGCGCCGAGCACCGGATCGGTCTCGCCGTACGGCGGTGGCGGCGGGAGCTCGAGGAGTACGCCGAGGACGAGGTGCGCGAGCTCGACCGGAACCTCGCGCCCGATCCCGAGCTGGTCGCCGCCCTGGTCGCCACCTCCCTGCTGGGCGGCCGCCGGGGACGGACGGCCGGGGAGGGGCTCGCCGAGCGGATCGGCGCCCACGGCGCGCTGCGGTTGCGCGACCGCGCCGGACGGCTGCTCACCGAGCACGTCGACCGGGTCCTGCACGCAGAGCGCGAGCGCCGGCTCGCCCCGCTCGACGCCCTCGACGTCCACCCGGAGCCCCAGGCCGAACTCATCGCCGCCCTGTCCGTACTTCAGAAGGAGAGGTGA
- a CDS encoding tyrosine-type recombinase/integrase, with amino-acid sequence MAKRNPNGEGTIYRRKDGRYEGAGYVLMPDGTYKRRRVYGHTWEEARKKLTELLSKSDQGIPAADTTESLGTYLPYWLEHVVSHKVRPSTVYSYSKCVNAYIVPRLGKKKLARLSVKDVRLFLDWARQACQCCAQGRDAARPAGARRCCAATPKRCCERRLSPRMVQYLHAVLRNALQHAVREELVQRNVAKLVQVQTPRYRVGRGLSVAEGKKLLEDVRDDRLSAAYVLALYLGLRRGELLGLHWSDVDLDGGSLEIRTALQRVNGELTLTAPKTRRSERPVPLPAVCVDALRRHRERQAEEREAAGEQWQETGLVFTTRRGTPIEPRNLNRHFYPIRERLGLDVRFHDLRHTCVTLLLGLGIPPHIVRDIVGHSALDVTMNIYAHADMTEKRAALDKLGDLLSDE; translated from the coding sequence ATGGCCAAGCGCAACCCCAACGGTGAGGGCACCATCTACCGCCGCAAGGACGGCCGGTACGAGGGAGCTGGCTACGTCCTGATGCCGGACGGCACCTACAAGCGCCGACGGGTCTACGGCCACACCTGGGAGGAGGCTCGGAAGAAGCTCACCGAGCTGCTCTCCAAGAGCGACCAGGGCATTCCTGCGGCCGACACGACCGAGAGTCTCGGTACCTATCTCCCGTACTGGCTTGAGCACGTCGTGAGCCACAAGGTGCGGCCCTCGACGGTCTACAGCTACAGCAAGTGCGTCAACGCGTACATCGTGCCCCGACTTGGAAAGAAGAAGCTCGCCCGGCTCTCAGTCAAAGACGTGCGCCTCTTCCTCGACTGGGCTCGGCAGGCGTGCCAGTGCTGTGCTCAAGGACGTGATGCCGCTCGCCCGGCGGGTGCGCGTCGCTGCTGTGCCGCCACTCCTAAGCGGTGCTGCGAGCGTCGGCTGTCGCCGCGCATGGTCCAGTACCTGCATGCGGTGCTGCGGAACGCGCTCCAGCACGCGGTCCGTGAGGAGTTGGTGCAGCGCAACGTTGCCAAGCTCGTGCAGGTCCAGACTCCTCGGTACCGGGTCGGCCGCGGTCTATCCGTCGCCGAGGGGAAGAAGCTCCTGGAGGACGTGCGTGACGATCGGCTGAGTGCGGCGTACGTGCTCGCGCTGTACCTGGGGCTCCGGCGTGGTGAACTGCTCGGGCTCCACTGGTCGGACGTTGACCTGGACGGGGGATCGCTGGAGATCCGTACGGCCCTGCAGCGGGTCAACGGAGAGCTGACGCTCACCGCGCCCAAGACGCGCCGCTCGGAGCGACCCGTACCGCTCCCGGCCGTGTGTGTCGACGCACTCCGCCGGCACCGTGAGCGCCAGGCGGAAGAGCGCGAAGCCGCAGGGGAGCAGTGGCAGGAAACCGGCCTGGTCTTCACCACCCGGCGGGGGACTCCGATCGAGCCCCGGAACCTGAACCGGCACTTCTACCCGATCCGCGAGCGGCTCGGCCTGGACGTCCGCTTCCATGACCTCCGCCACACCTGCGTGACCCTGCTGCTGGGCCTCGGGATCCCGCCGCACATCGTCCGGGACATCGTCGGGCATAGCGCCCTGGACGTGACGATGAACATCTACGCGCACGCCGACATGACGGAGAAGCGGGCTGCTCTGGACAAGCTGGGAGACCTGCTGTCCGACGAGTGA
- a CDS encoding helix-turn-helix domain-containing protein, with product MTTATPELLTVPEVMARLRLGRSTVYDLIRSRRLVSITVGRSRRIPADALRDFITREIEEAA from the coding sequence ATGACCACTGCCACTCCCGAACTGCTGACCGTGCCCGAAGTCATGGCGCGGCTCAGGCTCGGCCGTTCCACCGTCTACGACCTGATCCGCTCCCGCCGTCTGGTCTCCATCACGGTCGGCCGTTCCCGCCGCATTCCGGCTGATGCCCTGCGCGACTTCATAACCCGTGAGATCGAGGAGGCTGCCTGA
- the repSA gene encoding replication initiator protein RepSA codes for MSDLLDPTTLGDLLRVASASDYSRWEDQIRRTGGCSDPIHLTGWTIQKDKTTGEILHHYSTENEPGGRLRVACGNRRASRCPSCAWTYAGDTYHLIRAGLAGDDRRDIPTTVRDHPRVFATLTAPSFGPVHNRPDRGACRCGTHHAPDAPELGTALDLATYDYAGAVLFNNHAGQLWQRFTNRLRREIAARAGITQRELKECARLSYGKVAEFQKRGAVHFHAVIRIDGPDGPDTPPPSWATVDLLSDSIRAAAAHSYTSVSVPAAEDQPARTFRWGTQLDVRPVKAFGDGSAITEQAVASYVAKYATKAAENTGTLDRRIGELAELDRHQVPDHTRHLIEACKQLDPLYPDRLLWAWAHMLGFRGHFSSKSRRYSTTLGALRQARADYRAAQEHAALGLDDREPDTVLVLADWQYAGHGHTPGESALAATIARDIQLNRETAREALRDQLAQEGAAA; via the coding sequence GTGTCTGACCTGCTCGACCCGACCACCCTCGGCGACCTGCTGAGGGTGGCCTCGGCATCCGACTACAGCCGCTGGGAAGACCAGATCCGTCGCACCGGCGGCTGCTCCGACCCCATCCACCTCACCGGCTGGACGATCCAGAAGGACAAGACGACCGGCGAGATCCTGCACCACTACTCCACCGAGAACGAGCCGGGCGGGCGCCTCCGCGTGGCCTGCGGCAACCGCCGCGCCTCCCGCTGCCCGTCCTGCGCCTGGACCTACGCCGGGGACACTTACCACCTCATCCGCGCAGGGCTCGCCGGAGACGACCGCCGCGACATCCCCACCACCGTCCGCGACCACCCCCGCGTCTTCGCCACCCTCACCGCCCCCTCCTTCGGCCCGGTCCACAACAGGCCCGACCGGGGTGCCTGCCGCTGCGGCACCCACCACGCCCCAGACGCCCCGGAACTCGGCACCGCCCTCGACCTGGCCACCTACGACTACGCGGGGGCTGTGCTGTTCAACAACCACGCCGGGCAGCTCTGGCAGCGCTTCACCAATCGGCTCCGCCGCGAGATCGCCGCCCGCGCCGGCATCACCCAACGCGAGCTGAAGGAGTGCGCCCGCCTCTCCTACGGCAAGGTCGCCGAGTTCCAGAAACGCGGCGCCGTGCACTTCCACGCCGTGATCCGCATCGACGGCCCCGACGGACCCGACACCCCACCGCCGTCCTGGGCCACGGTCGACCTCCTGTCCGACTCCATCCGTGCAGCTGCCGCACACTCCTACACCTCCGTCTCCGTCCCCGCCGCCGAAGACCAGCCCGCCCGCACCTTCCGCTGGGGCACCCAGCTCGACGTGAGGCCCGTGAAGGCCTTCGGTGACGGCTCCGCAATCACCGAACAGGCCGTCGCCTCCTACGTCGCCAAGTACGCCACCAAGGCCGCCGAGAACACCGGCACCCTGGACCGCCGCATCGGCGAACTCGCCGAACTCGACCGCCACCAGGTCCCCGACCACACCCGCCACCTCATCGAGGCATGCAAGCAGCTCGACCCGCTCTACCCCGACCGGCTCCTGTGGGCCTGGGCTCACATGCTCGGCTTCCGCGGCCACTTCTCCTCCAAGTCCCGCCGCTACTCCACCACCCTCGGCGCCCTCCGCCAGGCCCGCGCCGACTACCGCGCCGCCCAGGAACACGCCGCCCTCGGCCTGGACGACCGCGAGCCGGACACCGTCCTGGTCCTGGCCGACTGGCAGTACGCCGGACACGGCCACACTCCCGGCGAATCAGCCCTCGCCGCCACGATCGCCCGCGACATCCAACTCAACCGCGAAACCGCCCGCGAAGCACTACGCGACCAACTCGCCCAGGAAGGAGCCGCAGCATGA
- a CDS encoding SpdD-like protein: MFRPKIPTMPTPTGQVSPPAVVEPTTIVPAVQTPPHPSVAPAPAPSRPTVQLTPGTALALVGGGTAVVLVVGAVLVSMLLAVAITGASVAVCAVVLRSLLASETKRR, encoded by the coding sequence ATGTTCCGTCCGAAGATCCCGACCATGCCCACGCCGACCGGCCAGGTCAGCCCGCCTGCCGTGGTCGAGCCGACCACCATCGTCCCGGCCGTCCAGACTCCGCCGCACCCTTCGGTGGCCCCGGCCCCCGCACCGTCCCGGCCCACGGTCCAGCTCACCCCCGGTACCGCCCTCGCCCTCGTCGGCGGCGGTACTGCCGTGGTCCTGGTCGTCGGCGCCGTCCTGGTCTCCATGCTCCTGGCGGTCGCCATCACCGGCGCCTCGGTCGCCGTCTGCGCCGTCGTCCTGCGCTCCCTGCTCGCCTCGGAGACGAAGCGACGCTGA
- a CDS encoding mobile element transfer protein gives MPARDHFHSVMRIGPVQIGTHRDRHGQTKYAAVCTADRCGWSSDYGSQSAAQLAARTHRCRVR, from the coding sequence ATGCCCGCCCGCGACCACTTCCACTCCGTGATGCGGATCGGCCCCGTGCAGATCGGCACCCACCGCGACCGCCACGGCCAGACCAAGTACGCCGCCGTGTGCACCGCCGACCGGTGCGGCTGGTCCTCCGACTACGGCAGCCAGTCCGCCGCCCAGCTCGCCGCCCGCACCCACCGCTGCCGCGTCCGCTAG
- a CDS encoding DUF2637 domain-containing protein produces MARPALRVDAVLVQAVIAGALSFAHLHDLAAAAGQDGWKAWAYPISVDLLLVAAWRRLRSDGPSRLAWCWFVIALVASLGANVATAGLLDLDHVPAWLRILVAAWPALAFMGGTLLAHSATDREPEPPAPTAPATEPDSQLVTEPEPEPEPLPAVDDTPALPAAEPAPAEPAPVAAAPAVPVPAALVDHARKVADDHHARTGTPIDPDTLRARLGVPPQLADAIAAHLA; encoded by the coding sequence ATGGCCCGCCCCGCTCTCCGCGTCGACGCCGTCCTGGTCCAGGCCGTCATCGCCGGGGCGCTGTCCTTCGCCCACCTCCACGACCTGGCCGCCGCTGCCGGACAAGACGGCTGGAAAGCCTGGGCCTACCCGATCAGCGTGGACCTGCTCCTGGTCGCTGCCTGGCGACGGCTCCGCTCGGACGGTCCGTCCCGGCTGGCCTGGTGCTGGTTCGTGATCGCCCTGGTCGCCTCGCTCGGCGCCAACGTCGCCACCGCCGGACTCCTCGACCTCGACCACGTCCCGGCCTGGCTGCGCATCCTCGTCGCCGCCTGGCCCGCCCTGGCCTTCATGGGCGGCACCCTCCTCGCCCACTCCGCCACCGACCGGGAGCCGGAACCGCCGGCACCCACGGCCCCGGCCACCGAACCGGACTCCCAACTGGTCACCGAACCGGAGCCCGAGCCTGAGCCGCTTCCGGCGGTCGACGACACCCCGGCCCTTCCGGCTGCCGAGCCCGCCCCTGCCGAGCCTGCCCCGGTCGCCGCTGCTCCGGCTGTGCCGGTCCCGGCCGCGCTGGTCGACCACGCCCGCAAGGTCGCCGACGACCACCACGCCCGCACCGGTACGCCGATCGACCCCGACACCCTGCGCGCCCGCCTCGGCGTCCCGCCCCAGCTCGCCGACGCCATCGCCGCCCACCTCGCCTGA